Sequence from the Fervidobacterium sp. genome:
GTGATTATACTATTTAACCCAAAACGTGGACTGGAATACATAACAAGATACGGAGGTATAAAGATAAACTCAACATATCCAATGAGTGCATTTTCTGGGGTCTTAGGTGTCGGACTCGAAAAGATAGGATACTATAAATTTGATGGAAAATTACCCGACAAGTACGATATTTTTCGTGCTCTGAAATTGTATAAAAGGATTGTGACGATTTTGCTAAGTGTGGTGATTTCACTGTGCATGGTGGTATAAAAGATGAAAATACGATTGACTTTTCAATTTCAGTAAATACTTTGGTTCCTGATTTTATAAAAATCGCCTTTGAGGATGTTTTAAGATACGAAACAAGGTACACTTATGTCGAATGGATAGAGGAGGACTTCAAAAAGTTATTTGGAGAGGACTGTACTATTGTCGCTGGAGCTACTGAAGCTTTACAAATAATTGGATGGACTATAATGAAGGATGCGTGTGTTTTAATACCCTTGCCAAATTATACAGAATACGCAAAAATAGCAAGATTTTCAAGTTCACAATTAAAAACGGTATGGATTTTAGAAAATGGTCGACTTAATTTAGATCGCTTAACAAAACATGTTAAAGATGAATTAGAGAAGCATAAAAAAATTGCTGTTATTCTTGGAAATCCAAATAATCCAACTGGAATTTATGAAGATTTGAATTGTTTCCTTAAGGATCTGCAGGATTACTCAGAAAAAATAATAGTGATTGTAGATGAGGCATTTGTTGATTTTGTTCCCGATAATTTTCTTAGACACATAGATTTAGACAAATTTGAAAATGTTATTATACTAAGGACATTTACAAAAATACTTGGAATTCCTGGAGTAAGGATTGGTTATGTGAAAACGAAAAAGTATAATCATTTGTTTAAAAAATACAGAATGCTTTGGGCAATTGGTGGAAGTGGATATATGGTATTAGAAAAGATCGTAGAAAACTACCATGATTACAAAAAATTTATCGACAAAACAAAGAAGTACTACGAAGATGAAAGGCAAAAATTTTCTCATCTTATGGCGTTCCCTTCGAAAACAAACTACTTAACGTGCAAAATTCAAAACGAAAATACCTTTAGAAAGCTAATAAAACAGAAAAATATTCACGTAAGATTTATGAAAGATTTTAATATGTCGGGCTATATAAGATTAGGATTAAAGTCTCAAAAAGATAATCAACTAATACTCCATTTGCTCACAAATTATCTTGGAAAGGAGAGATAAAATGGGTTTTATACACATTTACACAGGAAATGGGAAGGGAAAAACAACAGCAGCACTTGGTCTTGCACTAAGGGCGATATGTGCTGGAAAGAAAGTATATATGGGTCAATTCGTAAAAGGCATGAAATACAGCGAACTTGAAGCTGTAAAGTATTTACCTAACTTTGTTATTGAACAGTACGGTAGAAATTGTTTTATTAAAAATTCACCTACACAAGAAGATATAAAACTTGCACAAGAAGGACTCGAAAGAGCAAGACAAGTGATACTTTCTGGTCGATTTGATATAGTAATATTGGATGAAATAAATATAGCTGTACATTACAAACTTATTGAGGCAGAACAAGTCATAGACCTTATAACTCAAAGACCTGAAAACGTAGAAATAATTCTAACCGGAAGATATGCACCAAAACGGTTCATCGAAATTGCAGATCTTGTAACAAACATGGAAGAAATAAAACATTACTACCAAAACGGAATAGAAGCAAGAAAAGGAATAGAATATTGAAAATTCAAAAAATACAAATCACAACTTAAATATCTTTTGTTTCTCATCAAGCACATCAACAGCA
This genomic interval carries:
- a CDS encoding aminotransferase class I/II-fold pyridoxal phosphate-dependent enzyme, with translation MHGGIKDENTIDFSISVNTLVPDFIKIAFEDVLRYETRYTYVEWIEEDFKKLFGEDCTIVAGATEALQIIGWTIMKDACVLIPLPNYTEYAKIARFSSSQLKTVWILENGRLNLDRLTKHVKDELEKHKKIAVILGNPNNPTGIYEDLNCFLKDLQDYSEKIIVIVDEAFVDFVPDNFLRHIDLDKFENVIILRTFTKILGIPGVRIGYVKTKKYNHLFKKYRMLWAIGGSGYMVLEKIVENYHDYKKFIDKTKKYYEDERQKFSHLMAFPSKTNYLTCKIQNENTFRKLIKQKNIHVRFMKDFNMSGYIRLGLKSQKDNQLILHLLTNYLGKER
- the cobO gene encoding cob(I)yrinic acid a,c-diamide adenosyltransferase, which codes for MGFIHIYTGNGKGKTTAALGLALRAICAGKKVYMGQFVKGMKYSELEAVKYLPNFVIEQYGRNCFIKNSPTQEDIKLAQEGLERARQVILSGRFDIVILDEINIAVHYKLIEAEQVIDLITQRPENVEIILTGRYAPKRFIEIADLVTNMEEIKHYYQNGIEARKGIEY